The region agctttgattatgacatatgtaaccattaaatactcgcacagtattggtggcgccatctcttacaaaaaacgggaaagacttattcacacacctgatataaagaaataatttttctttgtatCATGGACTTCAATTACTCCCTAATTGTTGGTAGCAGTTAAATTCGAATTTCATGATTATCTTTCAGAAGGTTATGCTGAGTATTCGGTGGGACGAGGTcggtattatttattataagcTGTTGGAACCGAGTAAAACCATTACTTGGGAAATATAGACTTCAAGCGAATGAGACATGAACTGCGCTAAAAAAGGCCATAATAACCAGAGCCACGATAAAATGATTCTACAGCAAGATAAGGCTCGGccttgtcaaaaaaaaaaggctTGATTCGTGGATAACCTCAAAAGATGAACACTTTTAACATAACGGTATTCGAGCTTTACCAAGACAGATGGAAGTTATAGCAAACTAAGATGCATCTTATAGCAAACAATGGGTAATATACTTTGAatgattcatttgtaaccagtttttcacaataaagttgcattttcataaaaaaaaaacagcgggAACTTATTAGCGCACCTTATGCTTCTTTTAAATTCCGATCCAACCATTTTTAAcgaaaataaactaaaattttgaatttttatctctcaatttttttcagtatgGAGTAAAAATAACATAAAGAAACTCGAcagaaagatgtgtagaaattatagaaattgtagaaactataaaaaatgtgatatagcgatacattctgataatcgggctgcaatcaaagcacagAGTTCACATattatcgattctaagatggtattggagtgccgaagaaaacacaaaaaagtttcttcgaaactttgactctacaagatccgataagtatctggatcttagtaaaaatatgctacacctcacAGGGCATTTTCGCTGATATGTGGcataatagaccattaggtcgcagttcaacgaaacctccttaattaaatctaaataataataataggtaagATCATAGAAATGGAATGGTCCTCGTCGGGACAATTGGCTCGAAAGACAGCCGATGGACTAAAAGAATTGTACAATTGTGACCGCGAGAACATAAGCAAAGTGTAGGAAGACCACCAAAACGCTGGTTAGGTTGCTGATATCATGTCAGCAAAGATTGGTTGATATTGGCACCAGTTGGCTCAAGATCGAATGAGTTGGATAATTCAAGGGGAGGCCTATGGCCAGGAGTTGATACAAATAGACTGTTAGAAGAAGGGAAGGAGTGTAAATATTGACGAAGCAGAGATAGggtttttatatcaaaattttgatgtttttttttatctttttccGAAACTGCAGTAATTACTTTATGATTGACCTTATGGAAGAATTAAcaactttttcaaaacaaatggtatgaaattctgcttgaatgtagaaaaaagtaGCGAGTGATTCTAAATATACATATAGTAGGCATATGTCTCCAATATTTTCAGCTGGTCAGAAGACAAAACGTAGGATTCGTAGGAAAATGTTGGACAGTTCCTTAGACGACGAAAATTTCTAGATTAAGAAAATATTAGAATGACCACATTCTTCATGACATTAGATTCAATCAACACTGGAATCGGAGCCAGATTTTGTTATCTAGAAgataaatatgtatatgtacTCTCTTTTCcctttatgaagaatttatgtACCTACCTTTTGAATTCTTTTATTAACGCTGAAATGTCAGATGTGTGGAAAGCTAAAAACCACCACACTATAAATGgatatcatttttcaataaaacaggAAATAAAGGCGAATCTCGGGAACACAATGCTTATGTTGAACGGGTATTTTCTATGAGATCTTAGCAGTGGACTAAAACACGAAGTGCGCcatgtaaaaaaataaatacttgagaAGGCTAAAACTCCTAAAATATAGGTATAAATGGGTAAAGAAAAGTGGCACCAAGGATCAGCCTAAAAAAAGGAAGGATACCTACCTACTTGTTTATTGTTGCGagataatattgttttttttctttataaattatttcagtggatatgCCTGAATAAATTGAGTCATATTAAATTGGGGAATGTGTTATAATTCAACTACttagtgaaaaaaattctagaaaCCCCGGATGATTATTAAATGAATACCACTCAGatgagttttgaatttttgtgtGGTATTGTAACCTATATCTGTGCCACTTATCCCGGTCGATGTTTCAACATTTATGGCAGTCCTACTCCAGGTACGCCACCCTACCCATTCAACTTACCGCTCTGGAGTTTTTTCAAATAAGTAAGTATCTCTGGCGCACTAATTATCataatttttgatttgaaagaaCTCTATTTCTTTACTGAAACATGTTGATAGTAGGTATAAGTATAGAGCAGAACTTGTTTACATGAAACACAAAAATGACACAAGGAACATACAAACTACAGTTGTTACACCAagtcctaaaaaaaaaaatatctaaaagtgcCACCCTCATCTGGGGACTGACACCCAGATTTTATTCTCGAATCCCTTCAGACACAAGACATaagaagtgtttttttttttttttttgagaaacccGCGGATTGAGAGAAATATCCTATCACTTATATGGGTTTCATTTCCCCTTcttgtgtcaaatttgatagttcatgttggggacaaaattcactgaaaatgacataagacAAGATTTTTCATcagatttatatttttcaacaagaaTTTTTCTAAAGAGCTGtcagaaaaaaaatgataatttcatcatCATATATTATGTATGATGATGAAGTACAGacagaaagaaaatattaaaataaatgtcAGGCTTACATAAAATAAGATTTTCTTAGTTGTTATTCACTCCTCATGGACAATTTCTGTAATAGACATTCaatcaaaatcaagaaatataagaggaaatttcattaaaacattttttttttcatcaggattatatttttcaacaagacTTTTTCtgaagaggtgtcagaaaaaaataataagttcATCATACATGTTGATGAAGAACAGATAGAAagagaaaatatttaaataaatatataaaacttacataatttttcgaagattttttcagTCTTTATTCACTCCTCATGGACAATTTCTgtaacagacatttcaatcaaaatcaagaaatataagctgaaatttcattaaaaaaaaatttttcatcaggattatatttttcaacaagacTTTTTCtgaagaggtgtcagaaaaaaatgataagTTCATCATACATAATGATGAGGAACAGATAGAaagagaaaatattcaaataaatatatgaaacttacataatttttcgaagattttcTCAGTCTTTATTCACTCCTCATGGAAAATTTCTgtaacagacatttcaatcaaaatcaagaaatataagatgaaatttcattaaaaaaaaatttttcatcaggattatatttttcaacaagacTTTTTCtgaagaggtgtcagaaaaaaatgataagTTCATCATACATAATGATGAAGAACAGaaagaataagaaaatatttaaaacttACATAATGTTTCGAAGATTTTCTCTGTTGTTATTCACTCCTCATGGACAATTTCTGTAACAGACATTCaatcaaaatcaagaaatataagaggaaatttcattaaaacatttttttttcatcaggattatatttttcaacaagacTTTTTCtgaagaggtgtcagaaaaaaataataagttcATCATACATGTTGATGAAGAACAGATAGAAagagaaaatatttaaataaatatataaaacttacataatttttcgaagattttcTCAGTCTTTATTCACTCCTCATGGAAAATTTCTgtaacagacatttcaatcaaaatcaagaaatataagatgaaatttcattaaaaaaaaatttttcatcaggattatatttttcaacaagacTTTTTCtgaagaggtgtcagaaaaaaatgataagTTCATCATACATAATGATGAAGAACAGaaagaataagaaaatatttaaaacttACATAATGTTTCGAAGATTTTCTCTGTTGTTATTCACTCCTCATGGACAATTTCTGTAACAGACATTCaatcaaaatcaagaaatataagaggaaatttcattaaaacatttttttttcatcaggattatatttttcaacaagacTTTTTCtgaagaggtgtcagaaaaaaataataagttcATCATACATGTTGATGAAGAACAGATAGAAagagaaaatatttaaataaatatataaaacttacataatttttcgaagattttcTCAGTCTTTATTCACTCCTCATGGAAAATTTCTgtaacagacatttcaatcaaaatcaagaaatataagatgaaatttcattaaaaaaaaatttttcatcaggattatatttttcaacaagacTTTTTCtgaagaggtgtcagaaaaaaatgataagTTCATCATACATAATGATGAAGAACAGaaagaataagaaaatatttaaaacttACATAATGTTTCGAAGATTTTCTCTGTTGTTATTCACTCCTCATGGACAATTTCTGTAACAGACATTCaatcaaaatcaagaaatataagaggaaatttcattaaaacatttttttttcatcaggattatatttttcaacaagacTTTTTCtgaagaggtgtcagaaaaaaatgataagTTCATCATACATAATGATGAGGAACAGATAGAAagagaaaatatttaaataaatatataaaacttacataatttttcgaagattttcTCAGTCATTATTCACTCCTCATGGAAAATTTCTgtaacagacatttcaatcaaaatcaagaaatataagctgaaatttcattaaaaaaaaattcttcatcaggattatatttttcaacaagacTTTTTCtgaagaggtgtcagaaaaaaatgataagTTCATCATACATAATGATGAGGAACAGATAGAaagagaaaatattcaaataaatatatgaaacttacataatttttcgaagattttcTCAGTCGTTATTCACTCCTCATGGAAAATTTCTgtaacagacatttcaatcaaaatcaagaaatataagctgaaatttcattaaaaaaaaatttttcatcaggattatatttttcaacaagacTTTTTCtgaagaggtgtcagaaaaaaatgataagTTCATCATACATAATGATGAGGAACAGATAGAaagagaaaatattcaaataaatatatgaaacttacataatttttcgaagattttcTCAGTCTTTATTCACTCCTCATGGAAAATTTCTgtaacagacatttcaatcaaaatcaagaaatataagatgaaatttcattaaaaaaaaatttttcatcaggattatatttttcaacaagacTTTTTCtgaagaggtgtcagaaaaaaaaataagctcaTCATACATGTTGTTGAAGAACAGATACAAagagaaaatatttaaataaatatttaaaacttACATAATTTTTCGAAGATTTCCTCAGTTGTTTTTCACTCCTCATGGACAATTTCTGTAATAAACATTTCAATCAAACTCAAGAAATATAACCtgatatttaataaaaaaaaaagattttccaTCAGAATCATAGTTTCAACAAGACTTTTTCtgaagaggtgtcagaaaaaaattataagttcATCATACATAATGATGAAGAACAGaaagaataagaaaatatttaaaacttATCATACATAATTTTTCGAAGATTTCCTCAGTTGTAATTCACTCCTCAAGGACAATTTCTGTAatagatatttcaatcaaactcAAGAAATACAAGctgaaatttcataaaaaaaaaatttttcatcaggattatatttttcaacaagacTTTTTCtgaagaggtgtcagaaaaaaataataagttcATCGTACATGTTCATAAAGAACAGatataaagaaaatattcaaataaatatataaaacttACATAATGTTTCGAAGATGTTCTCAGTTGTTATTCACACCTCATATACAATTTCTGCAATAGAAATTTCAATCAAACTCAAGAAATACAAGCTGAAATTTCAATCAAACTCAAGAAATACAAGCTGAAAtttcattaacaatttttttttttaatcaggattatatttttcaacaagacTTTTTCtgaagaggtgtcagaaaacaATGATAAGTTCATCATAAATGATGATGAAGAacatacagaaagaaaatatttaaattaatatataaaacttacatatttttttgaagattttctcAGATGTTATTCACTCCTCATGGACAATTTCGGTAATAGTAATACTCACTTTTCCCATTTTGATCCAATTTGCTTACTTGataacaaaaataattcaaatagaATAAAGTTTGATCACAAAGAGATTTTCagcaatgaaaataaaacaaaaattaattcaataatagGACTTATGTAAGATAATCATTATACTGTAGCACTCATTTTTCCTTAAAAATgtgttgaattaaaattaattaggCAGCACATGCTGTTGtaaatatatatttgtatatatttcAAGTAGATCTAATCACTTTAAATGAAACAGGATAAGTGGAATAAGAATATTAAATAGAAGATTGATATAATTCAGGTTCAAAATACATCAACAATAAAGAAGGTAGCAGGCAAAGattgaattttacatttttgaagttttattatttacatttaACAGGTCATTTGAAAagttattttaataaaatataatattaattatcacTAAGgtctttctgcttcttttttttctttttagggGTATCAGCTGCATCAACTTCTGGTACTCCAGCTTCTACTTCCAATTCTTgctgcttcttcttcttcttctttttctgttgTTGACTGTTTTCAACAGTTTCGCTTCCATTTAATTCTTCAACTGTTTCCACCTTTACTTTTTTTGCAGGACTTTCGTCTGTCTTCTTTTTCTTATTCTTCCGCTTAGGAGTTTCTTCCTCTTGAGAGATGTCCAAAGCttcttttttaaaaattgtAGGTTTCAAATCTGGTTTCTCTTCTACATTTGAGTCATTAAATGcatctgaaaattttctttttgcaGATGAAGGCATTGTTGAATCAGCCGCTGATTGATACTGCATAACTTGACTCTCTCCATGATATTTTTGGAATCTAGCTTGTGCTTTTCCAGTGCCACTTATCCTTCTTATATGACCTTCTTCTAAAATTCTAAGCCGGTGTTCTAATTTCGCCTTGTGTTCTGCGCCCAAATCAATAAGGCCATCTTCACCAAAAGCATCTACACGAATAGCCAATGCAGCTTTAGCAGCTAGCATTCTGgatatttttcctttatttttagTACTTGTCTTTCCAACCATTGCAGTGTGATATATCAAACCATACTTAGGAGTATCCTTCTTAGTTTTTAAGGCTCTAAATAGAGCTTTTTCAGCACCAAGAATTTGTATTGTAGATGCAGGTTCCTTTGCCAAATTCATCAAAGACCCACTATGAGAAATTAATCTAGCTCCAACTAATTCACCGATTAAAACAGACAAATTAGGTGCTATAGCCAGCATCCTATTTTCCacatatttattcaattgatcCCTATGTCTggcaatttgaataatttgctCACACAAGCTTTGAATATTTAGGATATCTTCTTCGGCTATTTCACTGCCCATAGATATTTCGGCAGCTTCTCTTATTTGTTCTTCAATATCTTCAGGTAAAATATCTGATAAATCAGAACTGGCAGCATTGTCTCTTGTTCCTAAGATATTAACAGCTTTAACAAATGTTAAATTATCAGTGATAATTTTTGACAGTTCAGGGAAATGCCATCCATACCATTCTTTGACCCTCATGTAACTGTTATTCAAATCTTTATCTATGTCATCCAACAAACTCACTCCATGAACAATCATAGTATCAACTTTGTCAGGAGAAAATTTCAACTTATATCTTGACAACGAATGTGCCAAACCTAAAGACATAGCAGTTACTTCTTTTTTAGTTAAACCAGAAATCAGACTGTCAACTTGAGATCTTATACATCTCATCAGTTCCTGAATAGGATTGTTTGATAAGCACTgaagatcgaatttttctttgattgccATTCCAAGTTTAGCATCCCCAACAAGTAGAACTTTGTTTTCAGCATCATCGACAATAGTTTTCAATACCCTTTTGAGAGTTTTAGATATTTTACCTTCTACAGCAGCTGTTGTTGCAGCAAGAGCTTCTGTTGTgtcattaaatttttcaaaatgtttcaatttcaacctgaaaaaaaatcgaaatttaatTCGCAGAAACCACAGTTATACCTAATATCTGTTAATACATGATGATGATAAAGAATACAAAAGTGCAAAAGACAACAATGAACTATTTAGCAAAAGAGTATTTTAGGTGAAAGTCGTTTTACATGGTCACATAATAGAGATAGAATTTAAATGTTTCACCTATACAAATAGAGAGGATCAAAATGCAGGCAAGAAAACAGATGTGAGTTGAATAATGTTCGGTAATGTCCTTGAGACCCTCGAATCTACTTTGTCAAAATGGGAGCTACGTTGCCAGATCGAAAAATTAATCTGGTATTTGAAGTAAAgtaagaaatatttcaccaataCCAGCCATTGGTTACGACAGTTATAATAATAGGTTACCTATATCTCtgaatatttattcttattCTGAATACGACTGATAATGCTATAGAAAAATTCATTGCATTGGCCCAGTGGCCAATGCAATTCTATAAACATCTTGGCTGCTAGGatgaatttttgttgatataaCAATATATTTCTTAACAGTTTCATTTGAAGTTCTGTCAGTACAGAACTTCAAATGAAACTGTTAAGAAATATATTGTTATATCAACATAATAATGGATATATGTATAATACTTTCAAAACTTAATTTAATTAGGGATCTTTTTTGTAAATAAGACAGAACGCTTGTTAGCAGAAGTGAAGGTTTTCTTTGCTTTGTTCTACAAACTAAGTgagtaaaatattcaaataaatcttctgacataaatgttttttcaatgctTTTTTCAACCAGACAATGGCAATTagtgttgattttctgtgattacgaGAAGCGCATATATATAGTTCCCAGATTTGAAATATGTAAACAAATAATAGTGACAAAAACTCCAGTTCAATTTTCGACTTTCTTGAGCTAATTTCCCCTCGATTCACAAAAATGGTTTCATCCAATTTGGGAATTTCATTGGCAAGTTTGTATGAATCGATAAAATATGAGGATTCTAACAACTTTAGGTCaaggaatttaaaaaaaacagctGAAAATACTCATTTGAATTGAAACAAGTTGAGAATTTATACGAAAAATAAAAGACAGGCTGAAGGACTTCAGTCAAAGGCCAATATGTGAATAAATTACAGTGTTTTTCTTTAAAAGTAAGAAACATGACACTTTCATTTAATTCTTGACAATACAAAATCATGATTTGAGTTAAAGGAGCTGATGAAAATGACCACCCCTCACCactaaacatttttcatatctTTTTGTGAATTGTGTATGGGTGAATTCTTAATTTCTTCAACCTTTTCGATAATTCGGTCCTTAAGTTGGACCACATCAGGTATAAGTACTTCAAAAATACTATTTTCAAATGAGGCCTCAAAAGCAAATCACAAAATTTGAGGTCGCAGGACCATGGAGGAAATTCATGCTCAGTATTCAAACAGATAAGCCGATCCTGAAAAACATTCCTCAAAAAGGCTAAACTTGCTCTAGCCATTTGTGCTCTTGCACCATCATGAAGGAAAAAGTTTTCTATCAATTccttaaaattcaatttaccaATGAATGGTACAAGAATTAAAGGAAATTGGACCAATAATTTGCCCCTGACGTACCAAACTCCAACTTGTTGAGTATGAAGGGGTAtctcaataaaatttttctggttTTTCACTTCTCATATTTGGAGAGTGGACATACCCAGAAAGGTGAAACCAAACTTCATCAGAAAGAAAAACGTTCTTGAGGTTATTACTGAATTCATTCAGGAACCACCAACAAAAAGCCATCCTATGAGGATAATCAACCTCTTGAACCTTGTGGTAGCAGGTTAATTATGGAATTAAATCTTATTTCAATATCTCGTGACATGTACCAACAGAGACACTAGTGAGTTGGGATAAAACTCTGACAGAAGTTCTTGAAGCTTCTTCCATGATAACTTCCAACATATCAATCAAGTCTGGTATCCTTTCTATTTATTGACCACTTCCACTATTTCTTTACACGCTACCAGTTTCACAGAAAACACTAACGCACTGTGAAACAGTGCTTTGAAAACATTCATAATCAATAGAACATGGGTACTCAATCCTAAATACCATTAGACATTCATCTATAGAATATTTCCATTCGCCCTCAATCTTCTGTCCATTTCTGAAGTAAGATTAGATTATAAATGGTTTTCGTATGTTGGAAAACCCAAATTCTAAATATGACAGTTTCAAGTGAAATGGAAAATTTACCAGATATAGTACAAGTTAAGcactacttgtaatcacagaaaagccactctaatttctccacagcactttTGACCACAAATTCGTATGAACACTTGTTGCTGAAAGCACCTTAAATGTTACAAATTATATGAAACCATTATTCACGTTACAAATTATTATATATCTACAAACACCTAACAGAAGGATATCCAACGAAGAAAATTAAACTTAGTCCTGTGTTGCATCAGGAAGAAATTAAATGCACATTCGACAATTGAAGCACATTATAAGACCATGAAACATCAGGATAACATGAAATATAACGAGTTAACGGAAGATGCCGTATAGTGTGGTTGTTCAAATTTAATTAGTAATTGATGGACAAACTACTCACAGTTTATTGGCCTCTTCTGGAGTTTCAAaagataaatgtatattttctgctttttcaattttcttctcaTCGGTAAGCTGTAATATAAGGGGAAAGATGATTAGAATTTATTGGATATTTGTATTCATTGagtgtaatatttttttatgtaaaacTTACCTTGAATACCGCGTATCCAGCTGGGTTTTCGAATAGAGCAAACATCGTGAACGAAAATCACTAGTAAAACAAAATTCTTCGATTAATTTACCACAACTAAACACACAACATGGTCCCACTAACCGGAATTATAAGCAAGCACGTTTATAGTTTCTTAACctataaattcattcaatattatcacagattactatatTATGACACAGATcaatttatctttttttttaattttgtggtCTATGGATACTAAATTTTTTCGAGGAGACGTGAGAAAAATTCTTGAACATATATACTTGAATTatgcatgcaaattttcaaaataatattcaacagaaatatataaaaatgggTTTATTCATCAAATACGTCCAGAATGAAAAAAACTTTCAGACCATAATATTAATCTGGATCAGATATGTACATAAATCATAGATAAGGGGtcaatttgtatttatctatgctCGTTGCACGATTGTACCACAGactaactagtaatctgtgattgTACTTTGTACTTGTACCACAGACTGTGGTAATAACTTAGACATTAATAaataatctatctatattctaagggtAATAAGCATTTCCTTTCGAATTAGCTATATTACTATTATATTCCTGTACGAGTTCTTATACATCCAATATTTTTGACAAGATTAGAAGCTTAAGTTCAAAGAAAACACAAATTCATATAACAAAATCAtctatttaaaattttaaaaagttttttcttgCTATAATTTTAAT is a window of Harmonia axyridis chromosome 2, icHarAxyr1.1, whole genome shotgun sequence DNA encoding:
- the LOC123674238 gene encoding nucleolar protein 58-like, whose product is MFALFENPAGYAVFKLTDEKKIEKAENIHLSFETPEEANKLLKLKHFEKFNDTTEALAATTAAVEGKISKTLKRVLKTIVDDAENKVLLVGDAKLGMAIKEKFDLQCLSNNPIQELMRCIRSQVDSLISGLTKKEVTAMSLGLAHSLSRYKLKFSPDKVDTMIVHGVSLLDDIDKDLNNSYMRVKEWYGWHFPELSKIITDNLTFVKAVNILGTRDNAASSDLSDILPEDIEEQIREAAEISMGSEIAEEDILNIQSLCEQIIQIARHRDQLNKYVENRMLAIAPNLSVLIGELVGARLISHSGSLMNLAKEPASTIQILGAEKALFRALKTKKDTPKYGLIYHTAMVGKTSTKNKGKISRMLAAKAALAIRVDAFGEDGLIDLGAEHKAKLEHRLRILEEGHIRRISGTGKAQARFQKYHGESQVMQYQSAADSTMPSSAKRKFSDAFNDSNVEEKPDLKPTIFKKEALDISQEEETPKRKNKKKKTDESPAKKVKVETVEELNGSETVENSQQQKKKKKKKQQELEVEAGVPEVDAADTPKKKKKKQKDLSDN